In Populus trichocarpa isolate Nisqually-1 chromosome 12, P.trichocarpa_v4.1, whole genome shotgun sequence, a genomic segment contains:
- the LOC7493495 gene encoding probable serine/threonine-protein kinase SIS8 isoform X5: protein MRASQNYNALSYDDKVLDGFYDLYGIMTESTSDKMPSLVDLQATPVSGGVTWEAVLVNRAADANLLKLEKKALEIAVKSRSESQVFIGSALVRRLAVLVSDYMGGAVGDPSNLSRAWRSLSYSLKANLGSMVLPLGSLTIGLPRHRALMFKVLADSVGIPCRLVKGHLYTGSDDVAMNFVKIDDGREYIVDLTADPGTLIPSDAAGSHIEYDDSFFSSSPFSRDIDSYRIASSSSGHTSSFEEHSELGTLEKRFRSRNIAALGNQSDVRGDSHEGASLTKLSKGEEESTISLNDFGKISIAEKVPVRELPGRPIYPSAHARSPSWTEGVSSPSVRRMKVKDVSQYMIDAAKENPQLAQKLHDVLLESGVVAPPNLFTEIYAEQLNASTAEATSPTEGKDGHKQRTEIRYVKDQDDLVPARFFPLLPPNELPYKSSSPGNQPEQSKPVEGLGIKHPFDTKEITGLPISLQSEFTPVKYVKNVPVAAAAAAAAAVVASSMVVAAAKSSTDSNLELPVAAAATATAAAVMATTAAVNKQYVQGARSDGDADSAGYEPHGSGDKGSGGRGSGGRGSGGREHKALVVNSEGERISDRLAVNVRSKSDAGLDDVAECEIPWEEITLGERIGLGSYGEVYRGDWHGTEVAVKRFLDQDITGEALAEFRSEVRIMKRVRHPNVVLFMGAVTRAPNLSIVTEFIPRGSLYRLLHRPNNQLDDRRRLRMALDAARGMNYLHSCTPMIVHRDLKSPNLLVDKNWVVKVCDFGLSRIKNSTFLSSRSTAGTAEWMAPEVLRNEPSDEKCDVYSFGVILWELSTLQQPWGGMNPMQVVGAVGFQHRSLDIPNDMDPAIADIIRKCWQTDPRLRPTFAEIMAALKLLQKPITGPQVPRPNAPLRSGH, encoded by the exons ATGCGTGCTTCACAGAATTACAATGCTCTTAGCTATGATGACAAGGTCTTGGATGGTTTTTATGATCTCTATGGTATCATGACCGAGTCCACATCAGACAAGATGCCTTCTCTTGTTGATTTGCAAGCAACACCAGTCTCAGGTGGTGTCACCTGGGAAGCAGTGCTGGTCAATAGGGCCGCTGATGCTAAtttgttgaaacttgaaaagaaGGCACTGGAGATTGCTGTCAAGTCAAGGTCAGAATCTCAGGTTTTCATAGGCAGTGCTTTGGTGCGGAGGCTTGCTGTTTTAGTTTCTGATTACATGGGTGGAGCAGTTGGGGATCCCAGCAACTTGTCAAGAGCATGGCGGAGTCTTAGCTACAGTTTGAAAGCAAACCTTGGTAGCATGGTTTTGCCACTTGGTTCTCTTACAATCGGCTTGCCTCGTCATCGTGCACTGATGTTCAAG GTTTTGGCTGATAGTGTTGGTATACCATGTCGGTTGGTAAAAGGGCATCTGTACACCGGTTCTGATGATGTGGCTATGAACTTTGTAAAGATCGATGATGGAAG GGAATACATTGTTGATCTAACTGCGGATCCTGGCACACTTATTCCTTCTGATGCAGCTGGATCACATATAGAATATGATGATTCATTCTTTTCTTCCAGTCCTTTTTCTAGAGACATTGACTCTTATCGTATAGCTTCTTCTAGTAGTGGACACACAAGTTCATTTGAAGAACATTCAGAATTAGGGACATTGGAAAAGAGATTCAGATCGAGAAATATTGCTGCTTTAGGGAACCAATCTGATGTCAGAGGTGACTCTCATGAGGGTGCTAGTTTAACTAAGCTGAGCAAAGGTGAAGAAGAATCTACAATTTCCTTGaatgattttggaaaaattTCCATAGCTGAGAAGGTGCCAGTGCGGGAACTTCCTGGCAGACCTATTTACCCTTCTGCACATGCACGCTCTCCTTCTTGGACTGAAGGTGTTAGTTCTCCTTCTGTGCGTAGAATGAAAGTGAAAGATGTTTCACAATATATGATAGATGCTGCAAAAGAGAATCCACAGTTAGCCCAGAAACTTCATGATGTGTTACTTGAAAGTGGTGTTGTTGCCCCTCCTAATTTGTTTACTGAGATTTATGCTGAACAGTTAAATGCGTCTACTGCTGAGGCCACGTCCccaacagaaggcaaggatggTCACAAACAGAGGACTGAAATCCGATATGTGAAGGATCAAGATGATCTTGTTCCTGCTCGATTTTTTCCTCTACTGCCTCCTAATGAACTGCCATATAAATCTAGTTCACCTGGTAATCAACCTGAGCAATCTAAACCTGTGGAAGGTTTAGGGATCAAACATCCTTTTGATACAAAGGAGATCACTGGACTACCCATATCATTGCAGTCTGAATTTACTCCTgtgaaatatgtaaaaaatgttCCTGTAGCTGCAgcagcagctgctgctgctgctgttgttgcatCTTCTATGGTTGTTGCTGCAGCAAAGTCAAGTACTGACTCAAACCTTGAACTACCTGTAGCAGCTGCTGCCACTGCCACTGCTGCAGCAGTGATGGCAACCACTGCAGCTGTCAACAAGCAATATGTGCAGGGTGCACGAAGTGATGGAGATGCAGATAGTGCTGGTTATGAGCCTCATGGTAGTGGGGACAAGGGAAGTGGGGGGCGTGGCAGTGGGGGCCGTGGCAGTGGCGGCCGAGAACACAAAGCTTTAGTTGTCAATTCAGAAGGCGAGAGAATATCCGACAGATTGGCTGTCAATGTTCGCTCAAAATCTGATGCTGGACTGGATGATGTTGCAGAGTGTGAGATTCCATGGGAGGAAATTACCTTGGGTGAACGAATTGGACTTG GATCATATGGAGAGGTATATCGCGGAGACTGGCATGGAACT GAAGTTGCTGTGAAGAGGTTCCTAGACCAAGATATTACGGGTGAAGCTCTTGCAGAATTCAGAAGTGAG GTTCGAATCATGAAGAGAGTCAGGCATCCCAATGTGGTTCTCTTCATGGGAGCAGTAACTCGTGCCCCTAATCTTTCAATTGTTACAGAGTTTATTCCTAG AGGTAGTTTGTATAGATTACTTCACCGGCCTAACAATCAATTGGATGATCGTAGGCGTTTGAGGATGGCTCTTGATGCT GCTCGAGGAATGAATTATTTACACAGCTGCACCCCAATGATAGTACACCGTGATTTGAAGTCCCCAAATCTTCTGGTTGATAAAAACTGGGTAGTGAAG GTATGTGATTTTGGGTTATCGAGGATAAAGAACAGCACATTTCTATCTTCAAGATCAACAGCAGGAACG GCAGAGTGGATGGCCCCAGAAGTGCTAAGAAATGAACCTTCAGACGAAAA GTGCGATGTTTATAGTTTTGGTGTTATATTATGGGAGCTCTCTACATTGCAACAACCATGGGGTGGAATGAACCCAATGCAAGTTGTTGGTGCAGTTGGATTTCAACATCGCAGTCTTGACATTCCAAATGATATGGATCCTGCAATTGCAGATATAATTAGGAAGTGCTGGCAGAC AGATCCAAGACTGAGGCCAACATTTGCAGAAATCATGGCTGCGCTGAAGCTATTGCAGAAGCCTATAACTGGTCCACAAGTGCCTAGACCAAATGCACCGTTGAGAAGTGGGCATTAG
- the LOC7493495 gene encoding probable serine/threonine-protein kinase SIS8 isoform X4: MKNFLKKLHIMPNQSQDAEGSNSSRGHKSSNESSSDNKFLHSRLQENKPFSGLSNWLSSVANRKSPSPPSSNVTRGERVEQPESISSSGFDVSEGARRDSVSSTSRDPDVEEEFQIQLALELSAREDPEAVQIEAVKQISLGSCAPEHTLAELIAYRFMRASQNYNALSYDDKVLDGFYDLYGIMTESTSDKMPSLVDLQATPVSGGVTWEAVLVNRAADANLLKLEKKALEIAVKSRSESQVFIGSALVRRLAVLVSDYMGGAVGDPSNLSRAWRSLSYSLKANLGSMVLPLGSLTIGLPRHRALMFKVLADSVGIPCRLVKGHLYTGSDDVAMNFVKIDDGREYIVDLTADPGTLIPSDAAGSHIEYDDSFFSSSPFSRDIDSYRIASSSSGHTSSFEEHSELGTLEKRFRSRNIAALGNQSDVRGDSHEGASLTKLSKGEEESTISLNDFGKISIAEKVPVRELPGRPIYPSAHARSPSWTEGVSSPSVRRMKVKDVSQYMIDAAKENPQLAQKLHDVLLESGVVAPPNLFTEIYAEQLNASTAEATSPTEGKDGHKQRTEIRYVKDQDDLVPARFFPLLPPNELPYKSSSPGNQPEQSKPVEGLGIKHPFDTKEITGLPISLQSEFTPVKYVKNVPVAAAAAAAAAVVASSMVVAAAKSSTDSNLELPVAAAATATAAAVMATTAAVNKQYVQGARSDGDADSAGYEPHGSGDKGSGGRGSGGRGSGGREHKALVVNSEGERISDRLAVNVRSKSDAGLDDVAECEIPWEEITLGERIGLGSYGEVYRGDWHGTEVAVKRFLDQDITGEALAEFRSEVRIMKRVRHPNVVLFMGAVTRAPNLSIVTEFIPRGSLYRLLHRPNNQLDDRRRLRMALDAARGMNYLHSCTPMIVHRDLKSPNLLVDKNWVVKVCDFGLSRIKNSTFLSSRSTAGTVRCL, encoded by the exons ATGAAGAACTTTCTTAAGAAGCTTCATATCATGCCCAATCAATCACAGGATGCAGAGGGGTCAAATTCTTCAAGAGGCCATAAGTCCAGTAATGAATCATCCTCTGATAATAAGTTTCTGCATTCTAGGTTGCAGGAGAATAAGCCCTTTTCTGGTCTTTCAAATTGGTTAAGTTCAGTTGCTAATAGGAAAAGTCCTAGCCCACCATCTTCAAATGTGACTAGAGGAGAGAGGGTGGAGCAACCGGAGTCGATTAGTAGTAGTGGTTTTGATGTTTCAGAAGGTGCAAGGCGTGATTCAGTGTCTTCCACCTCCAGGGATCCTGATGTTGAGGAGGAGTTTCAGATACAGCTTGCTTTGGAGTTGAGTGCAAGAGAGGATCCTGAGGCAGTCCAGATTGAGGCTGTTAAGCAAATAAGCTTGGGCTCTTGTGCACCTGAGCATACTCTTGCCGAACTCATTGCTTATCG ATTTATGCGTGCTTCACAGAATTACAATGCTCTTAGCTATGATGACAAGGTCTTGGATGGTTTTTATGATCTCTATGGTATCATGACCGAGTCCACATCAGACAAGATGCCTTCTCTTGTTGATTTGCAAGCAACACCAGTCTCAGGTGGTGTCACCTGGGAAGCAGTGCTGGTCAATAGGGCCGCTGATGCTAAtttgttgaaacttgaaaagaaGGCACTGGAGATTGCTGTCAAGTCAAGGTCAGAATCTCAGGTTTTCATAGGCAGTGCTTTGGTGCGGAGGCTTGCTGTTTTAGTTTCTGATTACATGGGTGGAGCAGTTGGGGATCCCAGCAACTTGTCAAGAGCATGGCGGAGTCTTAGCTACAGTTTGAAAGCAAACCTTGGTAGCATGGTTTTGCCACTTGGTTCTCTTACAATCGGCTTGCCTCGTCATCGTGCACTGATGTTCAAG GTTTTGGCTGATAGTGTTGGTATACCATGTCGGTTGGTAAAAGGGCATCTGTACACCGGTTCTGATGATGTGGCTATGAACTTTGTAAAGATCGATGATGGAAG GGAATACATTGTTGATCTAACTGCGGATCCTGGCACACTTATTCCTTCTGATGCAGCTGGATCACATATAGAATATGATGATTCATTCTTTTCTTCCAGTCCTTTTTCTAGAGACATTGACTCTTATCGTATAGCTTCTTCTAGTAGTGGACACACAAGTTCATTTGAAGAACATTCAGAATTAGGGACATTGGAAAAGAGATTCAGATCGAGAAATATTGCTGCTTTAGGGAACCAATCTGATGTCAGAGGTGACTCTCATGAGGGTGCTAGTTTAACTAAGCTGAGCAAAGGTGAAGAAGAATCTACAATTTCCTTGaatgattttggaaaaattTCCATAGCTGAGAAGGTGCCAGTGCGGGAACTTCCTGGCAGACCTATTTACCCTTCTGCACATGCACGCTCTCCTTCTTGGACTGAAGGTGTTAGTTCTCCTTCTGTGCGTAGAATGAAAGTGAAAGATGTTTCACAATATATGATAGATGCTGCAAAAGAGAATCCACAGTTAGCCCAGAAACTTCATGATGTGTTACTTGAAAGTGGTGTTGTTGCCCCTCCTAATTTGTTTACTGAGATTTATGCTGAACAGTTAAATGCGTCTACTGCTGAGGCCACGTCCccaacagaaggcaaggatggTCACAAACAGAGGACTGAAATCCGATATGTGAAGGATCAAGATGATCTTGTTCCTGCTCGATTTTTTCCTCTACTGCCTCCTAATGAACTGCCATATAAATCTAGTTCACCTGGTAATCAACCTGAGCAATCTAAACCTGTGGAAGGTTTAGGGATCAAACATCCTTTTGATACAAAGGAGATCACTGGACTACCCATATCATTGCAGTCTGAATTTACTCCTgtgaaatatgtaaaaaatgttCCTGTAGCTGCAgcagcagctgctgctgctgctgttgttgcatCTTCTATGGTTGTTGCTGCAGCAAAGTCAAGTACTGACTCAAACCTTGAACTACCTGTAGCAGCTGCTGCCACTGCCACTGCTGCAGCAGTGATGGCAACCACTGCAGCTGTCAACAAGCAATATGTGCAGGGTGCACGAAGTGATGGAGATGCAGATAGTGCTGGTTATGAGCCTCATGGTAGTGGGGACAAGGGAAGTGGGGGGCGTGGCAGTGGGGGCCGTGGCAGTGGCGGCCGAGAACACAAAGCTTTAGTTGTCAATTCAGAAGGCGAGAGAATATCCGACAGATTGGCTGTCAATGTTCGCTCAAAATCTGATGCTGGACTGGATGATGTTGCAGAGTGTGAGATTCCATGGGAGGAAATTACCTTGGGTGAACGAATTGGACTTG GATCATATGGAGAGGTATATCGCGGAGACTGGCATGGAACT GAAGTTGCTGTGAAGAGGTTCCTAGACCAAGATATTACGGGTGAAGCTCTTGCAGAATTCAGAAGTGAG GTTCGAATCATGAAGAGAGTCAGGCATCCCAATGTGGTTCTCTTCATGGGAGCAGTAACTCGTGCCCCTAATCTTTCAATTGTTACAGAGTTTATTCCTAG AGGTAGTTTGTATAGATTACTTCACCGGCCTAACAATCAATTGGATGATCGTAGGCGTTTGAGGATGGCTCTTGATGCT GCTCGAGGAATGAATTATTTACACAGCTGCACCCCAATGATAGTACACCGTGATTTGAAGTCCCCAAATCTTCTGGTTGATAAAAACTGGGTAGTGAAG GTATGTGATTTTGGGTTATCGAGGATAAAGAACAGCACATTTCTATCTTCAAGATCAACAGCAGGAACG GTGCGATGTTTATAG
- the LOC7493495 gene encoding probable serine/threonine-protein kinase SIS8 isoform X3, giving the protein MKNFLKKLHIMPNQSQDAEGSNSSRGHKSSNESSSDNKFLHSRLQENKPFSGLSNWLSSVANRKSPSPPSSNVTRGERVEQPESISSSGFDVSEGARRDSVSSTSRDPDVEEEFQIQLALELSAREDPEAVQIEAVKQISLGSCAPEHTLAELIAYRFMRASQNYNALSYDDKVLDGFYDLYGIMTESTSDKMPSLVDLQATPVSGGVTWEAVLVNRAADANLLKLEKKALEIAVKSRSESQVFIGSALVRRLAVLVSDYMGGAVGDPSNLSRAWRSLSYSLKANLGSMVLPLGSLTIGLPRHRALMFKVLADSVGIPCRLVKGHLYTGSDDVAMNFVKIDDGREYIVDLTADPGTLIPSDAAGSHIEYDDSFFSSSPFSRDIDSYRIASSSSGHTSSFEEHSELGTLEKRFRSRNIAALGNQSDVRGDSHEGASLTKLSKGEEESTISLNDFGKISIAEKVPVRELPGRPIYPSAHARSPSWTEGVSSPSVRRMKVKDVSQYMIDAAKENPQLAQKLHDVLLESGVVAPPNLFTEIYAEQLNASTAEATSPTEGKDGHKQRTEIRYVKDQDDLVPARFFPLLPPNELPYKSSSPGNQPEQSKPVEGLGIKHPFDTKEITGLPISLQSEFTPVKYVKNVPVAAAAAAAAAVVASSMVVAAAKSSTDSNLELPVAAAATATAAAVMATTAAVNKQYVQGARSDGDADSAGYEPHGSGDKGSGGRGSGGRGSGGREHKALVVNSEGERISDRLAVNVRSKSDAGLDDVAECEIPWEEITLGERIGLGSYGEVYRGDWHGTEVAVKRFLDQDITGEALAEFRSEVRIMKRVRHPNVVLFMGAVTRAPNLSIVTEFIPRGSLYRLLHRPNNQLDDRRRLRMALDAARGMNYLHSCTPMIVHRDLKSPNLLVDKNWVVKVCDFGLSRIKNSTFLSSRSTAGTSGWPQKC; this is encoded by the exons ATGAAGAACTTTCTTAAGAAGCTTCATATCATGCCCAATCAATCACAGGATGCAGAGGGGTCAAATTCTTCAAGAGGCCATAAGTCCAGTAATGAATCATCCTCTGATAATAAGTTTCTGCATTCTAGGTTGCAGGAGAATAAGCCCTTTTCTGGTCTTTCAAATTGGTTAAGTTCAGTTGCTAATAGGAAAAGTCCTAGCCCACCATCTTCAAATGTGACTAGAGGAGAGAGGGTGGAGCAACCGGAGTCGATTAGTAGTAGTGGTTTTGATGTTTCAGAAGGTGCAAGGCGTGATTCAGTGTCTTCCACCTCCAGGGATCCTGATGTTGAGGAGGAGTTTCAGATACAGCTTGCTTTGGAGTTGAGTGCAAGAGAGGATCCTGAGGCAGTCCAGATTGAGGCTGTTAAGCAAATAAGCTTGGGCTCTTGTGCACCTGAGCATACTCTTGCCGAACTCATTGCTTATCG ATTTATGCGTGCTTCACAGAATTACAATGCTCTTAGCTATGATGACAAGGTCTTGGATGGTTTTTATGATCTCTATGGTATCATGACCGAGTCCACATCAGACAAGATGCCTTCTCTTGTTGATTTGCAAGCAACACCAGTCTCAGGTGGTGTCACCTGGGAAGCAGTGCTGGTCAATAGGGCCGCTGATGCTAAtttgttgaaacttgaaaagaaGGCACTGGAGATTGCTGTCAAGTCAAGGTCAGAATCTCAGGTTTTCATAGGCAGTGCTTTGGTGCGGAGGCTTGCTGTTTTAGTTTCTGATTACATGGGTGGAGCAGTTGGGGATCCCAGCAACTTGTCAAGAGCATGGCGGAGTCTTAGCTACAGTTTGAAAGCAAACCTTGGTAGCATGGTTTTGCCACTTGGTTCTCTTACAATCGGCTTGCCTCGTCATCGTGCACTGATGTTCAAG GTTTTGGCTGATAGTGTTGGTATACCATGTCGGTTGGTAAAAGGGCATCTGTACACCGGTTCTGATGATGTGGCTATGAACTTTGTAAAGATCGATGATGGAAG GGAATACATTGTTGATCTAACTGCGGATCCTGGCACACTTATTCCTTCTGATGCAGCTGGATCACATATAGAATATGATGATTCATTCTTTTCTTCCAGTCCTTTTTCTAGAGACATTGACTCTTATCGTATAGCTTCTTCTAGTAGTGGACACACAAGTTCATTTGAAGAACATTCAGAATTAGGGACATTGGAAAAGAGATTCAGATCGAGAAATATTGCTGCTTTAGGGAACCAATCTGATGTCAGAGGTGACTCTCATGAGGGTGCTAGTTTAACTAAGCTGAGCAAAGGTGAAGAAGAATCTACAATTTCCTTGaatgattttggaaaaattTCCATAGCTGAGAAGGTGCCAGTGCGGGAACTTCCTGGCAGACCTATTTACCCTTCTGCACATGCACGCTCTCCTTCTTGGACTGAAGGTGTTAGTTCTCCTTCTGTGCGTAGAATGAAAGTGAAAGATGTTTCACAATATATGATAGATGCTGCAAAAGAGAATCCACAGTTAGCCCAGAAACTTCATGATGTGTTACTTGAAAGTGGTGTTGTTGCCCCTCCTAATTTGTTTACTGAGATTTATGCTGAACAGTTAAATGCGTCTACTGCTGAGGCCACGTCCccaacagaaggcaaggatggTCACAAACAGAGGACTGAAATCCGATATGTGAAGGATCAAGATGATCTTGTTCCTGCTCGATTTTTTCCTCTACTGCCTCCTAATGAACTGCCATATAAATCTAGTTCACCTGGTAATCAACCTGAGCAATCTAAACCTGTGGAAGGTTTAGGGATCAAACATCCTTTTGATACAAAGGAGATCACTGGACTACCCATATCATTGCAGTCTGAATTTACTCCTgtgaaatatgtaaaaaatgttCCTGTAGCTGCAgcagcagctgctgctgctgctgttgttgcatCTTCTATGGTTGTTGCTGCAGCAAAGTCAAGTACTGACTCAAACCTTGAACTACCTGTAGCAGCTGCTGCCACTGCCACTGCTGCAGCAGTGATGGCAACCACTGCAGCTGTCAACAAGCAATATGTGCAGGGTGCACGAAGTGATGGAGATGCAGATAGTGCTGGTTATGAGCCTCATGGTAGTGGGGACAAGGGAAGTGGGGGGCGTGGCAGTGGGGGCCGTGGCAGTGGCGGCCGAGAACACAAAGCTTTAGTTGTCAATTCAGAAGGCGAGAGAATATCCGACAGATTGGCTGTCAATGTTCGCTCAAAATCTGATGCTGGACTGGATGATGTTGCAGAGTGTGAGATTCCATGGGAGGAAATTACCTTGGGTGAACGAATTGGACTTG GATCATATGGAGAGGTATATCGCGGAGACTGGCATGGAACT GAAGTTGCTGTGAAGAGGTTCCTAGACCAAGATATTACGGGTGAAGCTCTTGCAGAATTCAGAAGTGAG GTTCGAATCATGAAGAGAGTCAGGCATCCCAATGTGGTTCTCTTCATGGGAGCAGTAACTCGTGCCCCTAATCTTTCAATTGTTACAGAGTTTATTCCTAG AGGTAGTTTGTATAGATTACTTCACCGGCCTAACAATCAATTGGATGATCGTAGGCGTTTGAGGATGGCTCTTGATGCT GCTCGAGGAATGAATTATTTACACAGCTGCACCCCAATGATAGTACACCGTGATTTGAAGTCCCCAAATCTTCTGGTTGATAAAAACTGGGTAGTGAAG GTATGTGATTTTGGGTTATCGAGGATAAAGAACAGCACATTTCTATCTTCAAGATCAACAGCAGGAACG AGTGGATGGCCCCAGAAGTGCTAA